One window from the genome of Enterobacter asburiae encodes:
- the asnB gene encoding asparagine synthase B, translating to MCSIFGVLDIKTDAGELRKKALELSRLMRHRGPDWSGVYASDKAILAHERLSIVDVNAGAQPLYNEKKTHALAVNGEIYNHQALRAEYGDRYAFQTGSDCEVILALYQEKGPEFLDDLQGMFAFALYDSEKDAYLIGRDHIGIIPLYMGHDEHGNFYVASEMKALVPVCRTIKEFPAGSYLWSKDGEIRQYYQRDWFDFDAVKDNVTDKAELRQALEDSVKSHLMSDVPYGVLLSGGLDSSVISAITKKFAARRVEDQERSEAWWPQLHSFAVGLEGAPDLKAAQEVANHLGTVHHEIHFTVQEGLDAIRDVIYHIETYDVTTIRASTPMYLMSRKIKAMGIKMVLSGEGSDEVFGGYLYFHKAPNAKELHEETVRKLQALHMFDCARANKAMSAWGVEARVPFLDKKFLDVAMRINPQDKMCGNGKMEKHILRECFESYLPASVAWRQKEQFSDGVGYSWIDTLKEVAAKQVSDQQLETASFRFPYNTPGSKEAYLYREIFEELFPVPSAAECVPGGPSVACSSAKAIEWDESFKSMNDPSGRAVGVHQSAYK from the coding sequence ATGTGTTCAATTTTTGGCGTACTGGATATTAAAACTGACGCGGGCGAACTGCGTAAAAAGGCACTCGAACTGTCCCGCCTGATGCGCCATCGCGGACCAGACTGGTCAGGCGTTTACGCCAGTGATAAAGCGATTCTGGCTCACGAACGTCTGTCTATTGTTGACGTCAACGCCGGTGCACAGCCACTGTATAACGAGAAGAAAACGCACGCGCTGGCTGTCAACGGTGAAATCTACAACCACCAGGCGCTGCGCGCCGAATACGGCGACCGCTACGCGTTCCAGACCGGTTCTGACTGTGAAGTGATCCTGGCGCTGTATCAGGAGAAAGGGCCCGAGTTCCTGGACGACCTGCAGGGCATGTTCGCCTTCGCCCTGTACGACAGCGAAAAAGACGCTTACCTGATTGGCCGTGACCATATCGGCATTATCCCGTTGTACATGGGCCACGATGAGCACGGCAACTTCTATGTTGCCTCTGAAATGAAAGCCCTGGTACCGGTCTGCCGCACCATTAAAGAGTTCCCGGCGGGCAGCTACCTGTGGAGCAAAGACGGCGAGATCCGTCAGTATTATCAGCGTGACTGGTTCGATTTCGACGCGGTAAAAGACAACGTCACGGATAAAGCCGAGCTGCGTCAGGCGCTGGAAGATTCCGTGAAAAGCCACCTGATGTCCGACGTGCCGTACGGCGTGCTGCTCTCCGGCGGTCTGGACTCCTCCGTGATCTCCGCGATCACCAAGAAATTCGCGGCCCGTCGCGTGGAAGATCAGGAGCGCTCTGAAGCCTGGTGGCCACAGCTGCACTCTTTTGCCGTTGGCCTGGAAGGCGCACCGGATCTGAAAGCCGCGCAGGAAGTGGCGAACCACCTCGGCACCGTGCACCATGAGATTCATTTCACCGTGCAGGAAGGTCTGGATGCGATCCGCGATGTGATCTATCACATTGAAACCTATGACGTGACCACCATCCGCGCCTCGACCCCGATGTACCTGATGTCGCGTAAGATCAAAGCGATGGGCATCAAGATGGTGCTCTCCGGCGAAGGTTCTGACGAAGTGTTTGGCGGCTACCTGTACTTCCACAAGGCGCCGAACGCCAAAGAGCTGCACGAAGAGACCGTGCGTAAGCTGCAGGCGCTGCATATGTTTGACTGTGCGCGTGCTAACAAAGCGATGTCCGCATGGGGCGTGGAAGCGCGCGTGCCGTTCCTGGATAAAAAATTCCTCGACGTCGCGATGCGCATCAACCCGCAGGACAAGATGTGCGGCAACGGCAAAATGGAAAAACATATCCTGCGCGAATGTTTTGAATCCTACCTGCCGGCGAGCGTAGCATGGCGTCAGAAAGAGCAGTTCTCTGATGGCGTAGGTTATAGCTGGATCGACACCCTGAAAGAGGTCGCGGCGAAACAGGTTTCTGATCAACAGCTGGAAACCGCAAGCTTCCGCTTCCCGTACAACACGCCGGGTTCGAAAGAGGCCTATCTGTACCGTGAAATTTTTGAAGAGCTGTTCCCGGTACCGAGTGCTGCGGAGTGCGTACCGGGTGGCCCATCCGTCGCCTGCTCTTCTGCCAAAGCGATTGAATGGGATGAATCTTTCAAATCCATGAACGATCCATCAGGACGCGCGGTAGGCGTTCACCAGTCAGCCTACAAATAA
- the ubiF gene encoding 3-demethoxyubiquinol 3-hydroxylase, with amino-acid sequence MTLLHTEVAVVGGGMVGGAMALGLAQQGFEVTVIEQAAPPAFDPASKPDVRISAISAASVDLLRGLGVWEAVLAMRAHPYSRLETWEWENAHVAFDAAELKLPRLGYMVENNVLQLALWQALETHPKVTLRVPASLKALHPHESGYLLTLDSGDELAVKLVVGADGANSQVRQMAGIGVHAWQYEQSCMLITVECENAPGESTWQHFTPNGPHAFLPLFDNWASLVWYDKPARIRQLQGLSMEQLQREIRLHFPSRLGNVTPVAAGAFPLTRRHALQYAREGLALVGDAAHTIHPLAGQGVNLGYRDVDALLDVLGSARGHAENWASHQVLKRYQTRRMADNFIMQSGMDLFYAGFSNDLAPVRILRNIGLMAAERAGGLKRQALKYALGL; translated from the coding sequence ATGACACTCCTACACACCGAAGTTGCCGTTGTCGGCGGCGGTATGGTCGGCGGCGCGATGGCGCTGGGGCTGGCGCAGCAGGGATTTGAGGTAACGGTAATTGAACAGGCTGCTCCGCCGGCCTTCGATCCCGCCAGCAAACCGGATGTGCGCATTTCCGCGATCAGCGCGGCGTCCGTCGATCTGCTGCGCGGGCTGGGCGTCTGGGAGGCGGTGCTGGCGATGCGCGCCCATCCTTACAGCCGTCTTGAAACCTGGGAGTGGGAAAATGCCCACGTCGCGTTTGATGCCGCTGAGCTGAAGCTGCCGCGCCTGGGTTATATGGTGGAAAACAACGTGCTCCAGCTGGCGCTCTGGCAGGCGCTGGAGACGCATCCGAAGGTGACGCTGCGCGTTCCGGCGTCGCTTAAGGCGCTGCATCCTCACGAGAGCGGCTATTTACTGACGCTCGACAGCGGCGATGAACTGGCCGTGAAGCTGGTCGTTGGGGCGGACGGCGCTAACTCGCAGGTCAGACAGATGGCGGGTATCGGGGTTCATGCCTGGCAGTATGAGCAATCCTGCATGCTGATTACCGTCGAGTGCGAGAATGCGCCGGGAGAAAGCACCTGGCAGCACTTTACGCCGAACGGTCCGCACGCCTTTTTACCGCTGTTTGATAACTGGGCGTCGCTGGTGTGGTACGATAAACCGGCGCGCATTCGCCAGCTGCAGGGACTTTCAATGGAACAATTGCAGCGGGAAATCCGCCTGCACTTCCCGAGCCGTCTGGGCAACGTTACGCCGGTCGCTGCCGGGGCGTTTCCGCTTACGCGCCGTCACGCTTTGCAGTATGCCCGTGAAGGGCTAGCGCTGGTGGGCGATGCGGCACACACCATTCATCCGCTGGCCGGGCAGGGTGTCAACCTGGGGTATCGTGATGTCGATGCGTTACTGGATGTGCTGGGCAGCGCCCGCGGGCACGCGGAAAACTGGGCCAGCCATCAGGTCCTGAAACGTTACCAGACGCGGCGCATGGCGGACAATTTCATCATGCAGTCGGGGATGGATCTCTTCTATGCCGGGTTCAGTAATGACCTCGCCCCGGTGCGCATTCTGCGTAATATTGGATTGATGGCAGCGGAGCGTGCCGGTGGTCTGAAACGTCAGGCGCTGAAATACGCCTTAGGACTTTAA
- the miaB gene encoding tRNA (N6-isopentenyl adenosine(37)-C2)-methylthiotransferase MiaB, giving the protein MTKKLHIKTWGCQMNEYDSSKMADLLDSTHGYQLTENVKEADVLLLNTCSIREKAQEKVFHVLGRWKLLKRKNPDLIIGVGGCVASQEGKLIRQRAPYVDIVFGPQTLHRLPEMINQVRGNRSPVVDVSFPEIEKFDRLPEPRADGPTAFVSIMEGCNKYCTYCVVPYTRGEEVSRPADDILFEIAQLAAQGVREVNLLGQNVNAWRGENYDGTTGSFAELLRLVAAIDGIDRIRFTTSHPMEFTDDIIDVYRDTPELVSFLHLPIQCGSDRVLNLMGRPHTVLEYKSTIRKLREARPDIQISSDFIVGFPGETADDFERTMKLIGEVNFDVSYSFIFSARPGTPAADMVDDVPEEEKKQRLYILQERINQQANAWSRRMLGTVQRILVEGTSRKSIMELSGRTENNRVVNFEGTPDMIGKFVDVEIVEVLTNSLRAKLVRTEDEMGLRIAESPESVISRTRKENDSGVGIYQP; this is encoded by the coding sequence ATGACTAAAAAACTCCATATAAAAACCTGGGGCTGTCAGATGAACGAATACGATTCATCCAAGATGGCCGATCTGCTGGATTCAACCCACGGATACCAGCTGACAGAAAATGTGAAAGAAGCGGACGTGCTGCTGCTGAACACCTGTTCGATTCGTGAAAAAGCGCAGGAAAAAGTCTTTCACGTGTTAGGCCGCTGGAAGCTTCTCAAGCGAAAAAATCCGGACCTGATCATCGGCGTGGGTGGCTGCGTCGCGTCGCAGGAAGGCAAGCTGATCCGCCAGAGAGCCCCGTATGTGGATATTGTCTTTGGTCCTCAGACCCTGCACCGCCTGCCAGAGATGATCAATCAGGTTCGCGGCAACCGCAGCCCGGTCGTTGACGTCAGTTTCCCGGAGATCGAAAAGTTTGACCGTCTGCCAGAGCCGCGCGCCGATGGCCCGACCGCCTTCGTCTCCATCATGGAAGGCTGCAACAAATACTGCACTTACTGCGTGGTGCCTTACACCCGCGGTGAAGAAGTCAGCCGTCCTGCAGACGATATTCTGTTTGAAATCGCCCAGCTTGCCGCGCAGGGCGTCCGCGAAGTGAACCTGCTGGGCCAGAACGTTAACGCCTGGCGCGGGGAGAACTACGACGGCACCACCGGCAGCTTTGCCGAGCTGCTGCGTCTGGTGGCTGCGATTGACGGTATCGACCGCATTCGCTTTACCACCAGCCATCCGATGGAGTTTACCGACGACATCATTGACGTGTATCGCGATACGCCAGAGCTGGTGAGCTTCCTGCACCTGCCGATTCAGTGCGGCTCTGACCGCGTGCTGAACCTGATGGGCCGCCCGCATACGGTGCTGGAGTACAAATCCACCATCCGCAAGCTGCGTGAAGCGCGTCCGGATATCCAGATCAGCTCCGATTTTATCGTCGGCTTCCCTGGCGAAACCGCTGATGACTTCGAGCGCACCATGAAGCTCATCGGTGAAGTGAATTTTGACGTCAGCTACAGCTTCATCTTCTCTGCGCGTCCTGGGACACCTGCGGCCGATATGGTTGACGATGTGCCGGAAGAAGAGAAAAAGCAGCGTCTGTATATTCTGCAGGAGCGTATTAACCAGCAGGCCAACGCGTGGAGCCGCCGTATGCTCGGCACCGTTCAGCGCATTCTGGTGGAAGGTACCTCGCGCAAGAGCATTATGGAACTTTCCGGTCGTACCGAAAACAACCGCGTGGTGAACTTTGAAGGCACCCCGGATATGATCGGTAAATTCGTGGATGTCGAGATCGTCGAAGTGCTGACCAACTCGCTGCGCGCGAAGCTGGTACGCACCGAGGACGAAATGGGCCTGCGTATTGCCGAGTCACCGGAATCCGTGATCTCTCGCACCCGCAAAGAAAACGATTCTGGCGTGGGGATTTACCAGCCTTAA